One Astatotilapia calliptera chromosome 1, fAstCal1.2, whole genome shotgun sequence DNA segment encodes these proteins:
- the LOC113028308 gene encoding uncharacterized protein LOC113028308 — translation MPRSWKRQTDRGVPLSILERASNDVRNQGKSTRSVAKLYGICHVTLHRFCKERKKLEEQGSMELPRVGYHSGKKVFTDEQEKELTEYLMRAADAFYGLCPREVKELAYQLAVKHGCKYPKSWDKFSRAGPDWFSAYMKRNPTLSIRSAEATSLARATSFNQHNVAMFFQKFDEVLKRHTLTANDIWNIDETGITTVQTPDRVIAKRGTKQVGAMTSAERGSLVTLACAVNAIGNTIPPMFVFPRIRYADHFVRDGPVGSIGSGNKSGWMQETEFLIFLKHFANHTKVSNERKVILLMDNHSSHLSIAAIDFCKSNGIVMLTFPPHCSHKLQPLDRSVYGPLKKMVNSASDSWMRMNPGKTMTIYEIPGLVRTALPAAATPKNIQAGFQCCGIWPYNPNIFEDSDFAPSQVTDRPSPAVHMDISPADQQSAPIAAHLTSPTADDMTTPPDAHISSLPTDLQAAPSSGCDENPQTSLGFNPEDFSQPFSCPASPCPFTLCSPTPYNKPSPVFTYLRVLRLGSFFLASTQRLTE, via the exons ATGCCTAGGTCATGGAAAAGACAGACTGACCGAGGGGTGCCTCTCAGTATTTTGGAGAGAGCATCAAATGATGTTAGAAATCAGGGAAAGTCCACCAGATCTGTGGCAAAATTGTATGGCATTTGCCATGTCACTTTGCACCGATTTTGTAAAGAGAGGAAGAAGCTGGAAGAGCAGGGATCAATGGAACTCCCACGTGTAGGATACCATAGTGGAAAAAAGGTCTTCACTGATGAACAAGAGAAGGAATTAACAGAATACCTGATGAGAGCTGCAGATGCATTTTATGGACTATGTCCACGTGAG GTAAAAGAACTGGCATATCAGCTTGCAGTGAAACATGGATGCAAATATCCAAAGTCATGGGACAAATTCTCAAGGGCTGGACCAGACTGGTTCTCAGCCTACATGAAACGAAACCCAACTTTGTCCATTAGAAGTGCTGAGGCTACAAGTCTGGCACGGGCCACCAGTTTTAATCAACACAATGTAGCAATGTTTTTCCAAAAATTTGATGAAGTGCTAAAGAGACACACCTTAACAGCAAATGACATATGGAATATTGATGAGACTGGCATAACAACTGTGCAAACCCCGGACAGAGTGATTGCAAAACGTGGCACTAAACAAGTTGGTGCAATGACATcggcagagagaggttcactggtcaccCTTGCATGTGcagttaatgccattggcaacacaattcctccaatGTTTGTGTTCCCACGCATACGTTATGCAGACCACTTTGTCAGAGATGGGCCAGTAGGAAGTATTGGCAGTGGAAATAAGTCGGGATGGATGCAAGAAACAGAGTTCCTCAtctttttaaagcactttgcaaaccacaccaaggtcaGCAATGAAAGAAAAGTGATTCTTCTCATGGATAACCACAGTTCACACCTGTCAATTGCAGCCATTGACTTCTGCAAGAGCAATGGAATTGTGATGCTCACATTTCCCCCTCACTGCAGTCACAAACTCCAACCACTTGACAGGAGTGTTTATGGCCCACTGAAAAAGATGGTGAACAGTGCAAGTGATTCCTGGATGAGAATGAATCCAGGAAAGACCATGACAATATATGAAATACCAGGTCTTGTCAGGACGGCACTTCCAGCAGCAGCTACACCAAAGAATATACAGGCTGGATTCCAGTGCTGTGGAATTTGGCCATACAATCCAAACATATTTGAGGACAGTGACTTTGCTCCATCACAGGTCACAGATCGTCCTTCTCCAGCAGTCCATATGGACATTTCTCCAGCTGACCAACAGTCCGCTCCTATTGCTGCTCATCTCACCAGTCCTACAGCTGACGACATGACCACTCCTCCAGATGCTCACATCTCCAGTCTCCCAACTGACCTCCAAGCTGCTCCCTCATCAGGCTGTGATGAAAACCCACAGACCTCCTTGGGATTTAACCCAGAAGAT ttcagtcagccaTTCAGTTGTCCAGCCAGTCCGTGTCCGTTCACCCTCTGTTCACCCACTCCTTATAATAAACCCTCACCAGTCTTCACCTACctgcgagtcctgcgtttgggttcctTCTTCCTCGCCTCCACACAACGCCTGACAGAATGA